From a single Aquincola tertiaricarbonis genomic region:
- the uca gene encoding urea carboxylase yields MFDTVLIANRGAIACRILRTLQALGLKSVAVYSEADADAAHVQQADRAVCIGPAPAAQSYLNAERILAAARETGAGAIHPGYGFLSENPGFAEACEAAGIAFIGPTAAQMRAFGLKHTARQLAQAHGVPLLPGTGLLASLAEAQQAAERIGYPLMLKSTAGGGGIGMRLVRSAAELPPAWEAVQRLAQANFKDAGLYLEKFVERARHIEVQVFGNGHGEVIALGERDCSAQRRHQKVVEETPAPGLPAATRAALCEAAVRLAAAVQYRSAGTVEFVLDADSGEFYFLEVNTRLQVEHGVTEQVTGIDLVAWMVQLAQQGTLALRAPQPQGAAIQVRLYAEDPARQFQPSAGLLTEVVFPPGVRVDTWVARGTDVPPHYDPMLAKLIATGRDRAEAVARLQAALADTRLAGIATNLDYLRALSHEPVFTEGRIVTATLGSFAPVPRAVEVMAPGVMTSVQDWPGRLGHWDVGVPPSGPMDELGHRIANRLVGNAADAATLECTLSGPTLRFHAPAVVALGGAPMPATLEGPGGPQPLAPGRAHALPAGAVLRLGTLEAGARSYLAVRGGIDVPLYLGSRSTFTLGQFGGHGGRTLRAGDLLPVGAEPAGQPLFEPPAVLPPAPTREWRIGVLYGPHGAPDFFTPADIATFFAADWQVHYNSSRTGVRLIGPKPQWARPDGGEAGLHPSNIHDNAYAIGAIDFTGDMPVILGPDGPSLGGFVCPAVVVAAERWKLGQLRPGDSVRFVPVTYEQALALQAALDAAAAGEGRLGELPVDVVVDTAALPSPLLHEQAASAERPALALRQAGDRYLLLEYGPLALDIALRLRVHALMGALQQRALAGVIDLTPGIRSLQVHFDPVRLPRQRLMDELLAADAALGPTDHLEVPSRTVWLPLSWDDPSTRLAIEKYMQSVRPDAPWCPSNIEFIRRINGLGSIDEVLRTVFDARYLVMGLGDVYLGAPVATPLDPRHRLVTTKYNPARTWTPENAVGIGGAYLCIYGMEGPGGYQFVGRTLQMWNRWRDERDGALDFEAGKPWLLRFFDQIRFYPVSEQELAQIRRDFPAGRYRLRTEPGRFSLRDYSAFLQEHAASIASFRAQQQAAFAAERERWREAGQAEYVGDEAGPPPSTDDALPAGAHAVDTQVPGSVWKLLVQEGDEVAEGQPLLVVESMKMEFSIPAPASGRVLRLCCREGGAVAAGQRVAVLV; encoded by the coding sequence TCCGAGGCCGACGCCGATGCCGCCCATGTGCAGCAGGCCGACCGCGCGGTGTGCATCGGCCCCGCACCTGCCGCGCAAAGCTACCTGAATGCCGAGCGCATCCTGGCCGCCGCGCGCGAGACCGGCGCCGGCGCCATCCATCCCGGCTACGGCTTCCTGAGCGAGAACCCCGGCTTCGCCGAAGCCTGCGAGGCCGCGGGCATCGCCTTCATCGGCCCCACCGCGGCGCAGATGCGGGCCTTCGGCCTCAAGCACACCGCGCGGCAGCTGGCCCAGGCCCATGGCGTGCCGCTGCTGCCGGGCACGGGCCTGCTGGCCAGCCTGGCCGAGGCGCAGCAGGCGGCCGAGCGCATCGGCTACCCGCTGATGCTCAAGAGCACCGCGGGCGGTGGCGGCATCGGCATGCGGCTGGTGCGCAGCGCGGCCGAGCTGCCGCCCGCCTGGGAGGCGGTGCAGCGCCTGGCGCAGGCCAACTTCAAGGACGCGGGCCTGTACCTGGAGAAGTTCGTCGAACGGGCGCGCCACATCGAGGTGCAGGTGTTCGGCAACGGCCATGGCGAAGTCATCGCACTGGGTGAGCGCGACTGCAGCGCCCAGCGCCGTCACCAGAAGGTGGTGGAAGAAACCCCGGCGCCCGGCCTGCCCGCCGCCACCCGCGCCGCGCTGTGCGAAGCCGCAGTGCGGCTGGCGGCGGCGGTGCAGTACCGCTCGGCCGGCACGGTGGAATTCGTGCTGGATGCCGACAGCGGCGAGTTCTACTTCCTGGAAGTGAACACCCGGCTGCAGGTGGAGCATGGCGTGACCGAGCAGGTCACCGGCATCGACCTGGTGGCCTGGATGGTGCAGCTCGCGCAGCAGGGCACACTGGCTTTGCGGGCACCGCAGCCCCAGGGCGCCGCCATCCAGGTGCGGCTGTATGCCGAAGACCCGGCGCGGCAGTTCCAGCCTTCGGCCGGCTTGCTCACCGAGGTGGTGTTTCCGCCCGGCGTGCGGGTGGACACCTGGGTGGCCCGCGGCACCGACGTGCCGCCCCACTACGACCCGATGCTGGCCAAGCTGATCGCCACCGGCCGCGACCGCGCCGAGGCCGTGGCCAGGCTGCAGGCGGCGCTGGCCGACACGCGGCTGGCCGGCATCGCCACCAACCTCGATTACCTGCGTGCCCTCAGCCATGAGCCGGTGTTCACCGAAGGCCGCATCGTCACCGCCACGCTGGGCAGCTTTGCGCCGGTGCCGCGGGCGGTGGAGGTGATGGCGCCCGGCGTGATGACCAGCGTGCAGGACTGGCCCGGCCGCCTGGGCCACTGGGACGTGGGCGTGCCGCCCTCGGGCCCGATGGACGAACTGGGCCACCGCATCGCCAACCGGCTGGTGGGCAATGCGGCCGACGCCGCTACGCTGGAATGCACGCTGTCCGGCCCCACGCTGCGCTTTCATGCGCCGGCCGTGGTGGCGCTGGGCGGCGCGCCGATGCCGGCCACGCTGGAAGGGCCCGGCGGCCCGCAGCCGCTGGCCCCTGGCCGCGCCCATGCGCTGCCGGCCGGCGCGGTGCTGCGCCTGGGCACGCTGGAAGCGGGCGCGCGCAGCTACCTGGCGGTGCGCGGCGGCATCGACGTGCCGCTGTACCTGGGCAGCCGGTCCACCTTCACGCTGGGGCAGTTCGGCGGCCATGGCGGGCGCACGCTGCGGGCGGGTGATCTGCTGCCGGTGGGCGCCGAGCCCGCAGGCCAGCCGCTGTTCGAGCCCCCGGCCGTTCTGCCGCCTGCGCCCACGCGCGAGTGGCGCATCGGCGTGCTGTACGGGCCGCATGGCGCGCCCGACTTCTTCACGCCTGCCGACATCGCCACGTTCTTTGCCGCCGACTGGCAGGTGCACTACAACTCCAGCCGCACCGGCGTGCGGCTGATCGGTCCCAAGCCGCAATGGGCGCGGCCCGATGGCGGCGAGGCCGGGCTGCACCCGTCCAACATCCACGACAACGCCTATGCCATCGGCGCCATCGACTTCACCGGCGACATGCCGGTGATCCTGGGGCCAGACGGTCCCAGCCTGGGCGGCTTTGTCTGCCCCGCGGTGGTGGTGGCGGCCGAGCGCTGGAAGCTGGGCCAGCTGCGGCCGGGCGACAGCGTGCGCTTCGTGCCGGTGACCTACGAACAAGCCCTGGCGCTGCAGGCCGCGCTCGATGCGGCCGCGGCGGGGGAGGGCAGGCTGGGCGAGTTGCCTGTCGATGTCGTGGTCGACACCGCCGCGCTGCCCAGCCCGCTGCTGCATGAACAAGCGGCTTCGGCCGAGCGGCCCGCGCTGGCGCTGCGCCAGGCCGGCGACCGCTACCTGCTGCTGGAATACGGCCCGCTGGCGCTGGACATCGCCCTGCGGCTGCGGGTGCATGCGCTGATGGGCGCGCTGCAGCAGCGCGCGCTGGCCGGCGTCATCGACCTCACGCCGGGCATCCGCTCGCTGCAGGTGCACTTCGACCCTGTGCGCCTGCCGCGCCAGCGCCTGATGGACGAACTGCTGGCCGCCGATGCGGCGCTGGGCCCCACCGACCACCTGGAGGTGCCCTCACGCACGGTGTGGCTGCCGCTGTCGTGGGACGACCCCAGCACGCGGCTGGCCATCGAGAAGTACATGCAGTCGGTGCGGCCCGATGCGCCCTGGTGCCCGAGCAACATCGAGTTCATCCGCCGCATCAACGGCCTGGGCTCCATCGACGAGGTGCTGCGCACCGTGTTCGATGCCCGCTACCTGGTGATGGGCCTGGGCGACGTGTACCTGGGCGCGCCGGTGGCCACGCCGCTGGACCCGCGCCACCGGCTGGTGACCACCAAGTACAACCCGGCCCGCACCTGGACGCCCGAAAACGCGGTGGGCATCGGCGGCGCCTACCTGTGCATCTACGGCATGGAAGGCCCGGGCGGCTACCAGTTCGTGGGCCGCACGCTGCAGATGTGGAACCGCTGGCGCGACGAGCGCGACGGTGCGCTGGACTTTGAGGCTGGCAAGCCCTGGCTGCTGCGCTTCTTCGACCAGATCCGCTTCTACCCGGTGAGCGAGCAGGAACTGGCGCAGATCCGCCGCGACTTTCCGGCCGGGCGCTACCGGCTGCGCACCGAGCCGGGCCGTTTCTCGCTGCGCGACTACAGCGCTTTCCTGCAGGAGCATGCAGCCAGCATCGCCAGCTTCCGCGCGCAGCAGCAGGCCGCCTTTGCCGCCGAGCGTGAGCGCTGGCGCGAAGCCGGCCAGGCCGAGTACGTGGGCGACGAGGCCGGCCCGCCACCCAGCACCGACGACGCGCTGCCCGCAGGCGCCCACGCGGTGGACACCCAGGTGCCCGGCAGCGTGTGGAAGCTGCTGGTGCAGGAGGGCGACGAGGTGGCCGAAGGCCAGCCGCTGCTGGTGGTGGAAAGCATGAAGATGGAGTTCAGCATACCCGCCCCCGCCAGCGGCCGCGTGCTGCGCCTGTGCTGCCGCGAAGGCGGCGCCGTGGCGGCGGGGCAGCGGGTGGCGGTGCTTGTCTAG